A single window of Vigna unguiculata cultivar IT97K-499-35 chromosome 1, ASM411807v1, whole genome shotgun sequence DNA harbors:
- the LOC114183462 gene encoding inosine-5'-monophosphate dehydrogenase, translating to MDFTPPPIEDGFTAEKLFSQGFSYTYDDVIFLPHYIDFAADAVDLSTRLTRRLPLAVPLVASPMDTVSESAMASAMASLGGIAIVHSNVPAAAQASLVRAAKSRRVPILSEPAFAAPSAVIEHEDDFAASPFLLVTDIGAAGGKLLGYVAKRDWTNQKDKSLRVGDYMAPPPRRAPWNADLNKIHEIMENEKSGAVALERDGEVVDLVVREEVERVKGYPKLAAPATVGPDGEFMVGAAMGTREDDKERLKHLVKAGVNVVVLDSSQGNSIYQLEMVKYVKSVYPELDVIGGNVVTMYQAENLIQAGVDGLRVGMGSGSICTTQEVCAVGRGQATAVYKVSSIAYKSGVPVIADGGISNSGHIVKALSLGASTAMMGSFLAGSHEAPGAYVYQNGQRVKKYRGMGSLEAMTKGSDARYLGDTAKLKIAQGVVGAVKDKGSVLNFIPYTLQAVRQGFQDIGASSLQSAHDLLRSRVLRLEVRTGAAQVEGGVHGLVSYEKKYY from the exons ATGGACTTCACTCCACCGCCGATCGAGGACGGTTTCACCGCCGAGAAGCTCTTCTCGCAGGGCTTCTCCTACACTTACGATGACGTCATCTTCCTGCCCCACTACATCGACTTCGCCGCCGACGCCGTCGACCTCTCCACGCGCCTCACGCGCCGCCTCCCACTCGCCGTCCCCCTCGTTGCCTCACCCATGGACACAGTATCCGAGTCCGCCATGGCCAGTGCCATGGCCTCCCTCGGCGGCATCGCCATCGTGCACTCCAACGTTCCGGCAGCCGCCCAGGCCTCACTCGTTCGCGCGGCCAAGTCCCGCCGCGTCCCCATCCTCTCCGAGCCCGCCTTCGCGGCCCCCTCCGCCGTCATCGAGCACGAGGACGACTTTGCGGCCTCCCCCTTTCTCCTCGTCACAGACATAGGCGCCGCCGGCGGGAAGCTCCTCGGCTATGTCGCGAAGCGGGACTGGACTAATCAAAAAGACAAGAGCTTAAGGGTGGGCGACTACATGGCGCCTCCGCCCCGGCGCGCGCCATGGAACGCAGACCTGAACAAAATTCATGAGATCATGGAGAATGAGAAGAGTGGTGCAGTGGCTTTGGAGAGGGACGGTGAGGTGGTGGATTTGGTGGTCAGAGAGGAGGTGGAGAGGGTGAAGGGGTACCCCAAATTGGCGGCTCCGGCGACGGTGGGGCCAGATGGGGAGTTTATGGTGGGGGCGGCGATGGGGACGAGGGAGGATGATAAGGAGAGGCTGAAGCATTTGGTGAAGGCTGGGGTGAATGTTGTTGTGTTGGATAGTTCTCAAGGGAACTCAATTTATCAGTTGGAGATGGTGAAGTATGTGAAGAGTGTCTACCCTGAGCTTGATGTGATTGGTGGTAATGTTGTGACCATGTACCAGGCTGAGAATTTGATTCAGGCTGGGGTTGATGGGTTGAGGGTTGGAATGGGGTCTGGGTCCATTTGTACCACCCAGGAGGTTTGCGCTGTGGGACGTGGTCAG GCAACTGCTGTTTACAAGGTCTCGTCCATTGCATATAAAAGTGGTGTTCCTGTCATTGCCGATGGTGGCATCTCAAACTCTGGTCATATTGTTAAGGCTTTATCATTGGGAGCGTCAACTGCTATGATGGGAAGCTTCTTGGCTGGTAGCCATGAGGCTCCGGGTGCTTATGTATATCAG AATGGTCAACGTGTCAAAAAGTATAGAGGTATGGGTTCCCTAGAAGCTATGACTAAAGGGAGTGATGCAAGGTACTTGGGTGATACAGCAAAGCTAAAAATTGCTCAGGGGGTTGTTGGAGCTGTCAAGGATAAGGGTTCTGTCTTGAATTTCATACCATACACCTTGCAAGCAGTCAGGCAAGGGTTCCAGGATATCGGCGCCTCTTCCCTACAGTCTGCTCATGACCTTCTAAGGTCCAGGGTGTTAAGACTGGAG GTCCGGACTGGAGCAGCACAGGTTGAAGGTGGAGTTCATGGGCTGGTTTCTTATGAAAAGAAATACTATTGA